GCTCATTATATCGGCTACCATTCTCCTTGGTTCATGTAAAAAAGATCACAAGGCGGAACCTGAACCTGTGAAAATTAAGATTGCAGAAAAAACAACGTCAGGCGGGCTTCGTATTGCTCTTTGGGCTGATAAAAGCGAATTCACTGTGGCCTATAATAAAGTTTATGTCAGCCTTGCAAAGCCCGACGGCTCGGAGGTAAACGATGCAAGCCTAACTTATCATCCGCTGATGAATATGATATCTATGCAGCATTCCAGTCCGGTAGAACAGCCTGTGTACATAAGTACAGAGCACCTTTATGGGGGAGCTGTGGTCTTTTCAATGCCTTCGGGTGAAATGGGAAGCTGGCAACTGACCGTCAATGTAAATAATGAACCGGTCGTTTTTGATGTTGCGGTAGCGCCGCTACCATCGGGCACCAAGTATACGGGGACGTTTGTTGGTACAGATGGAAATAGTTACACGGTTTCATTGGTAGAGCCGGTATTGCCTAAAATCGGTATCAATGATATCGATGTGCTTGTAAACAGAAGAGCAGATATGATGAATTTTCCTGCCGATGAGGGCTTTATCATTGAGTTAAACCCCGAAATGCCTTCGATGGGGCACGGTTCTCCCAACAATGTTAACCCGGCCCATAAAAGCAACGGGCATTATAAAGGAAAGGTCAATTTTACTATGACGGGCGACTGGCGTCTGCATCTAAAATTAAAGAAAGGTGAAACTGTGGTTGTAGAGGATGCAGCACTGGATCTTTTCTTCTGATGAACAATGCATGTCGTTTGGCTTTGCCTCTAATTGTGAATTAAATGAGAAACTACATAGTAGTGGCCTGCGGTATTATTGCCGCATGCCAATCTGCTTTTGCGCAGAAAACTGATTCGTCCGTAAATTACAATGTTTATAAATCATTGTTGCTGAGAGAGGTTTATATACAACCCGGTAAAAGTGTATCGCAGTCTAACGAGGAGCTGCAGACGGGAGGCCTTCAGGCTTTGTCCGATCAGATTCTGGAGAGAAACCCGGGAATTAATATGATTCGCAGAGGGAACTTTGCAATGGAACCTTCCATCAGAAGCTTAAGCGGAGGCCGTATAACAATGACAATAGACGGAATGCGCATTTTCGGGGCTTGTACTGACCGGATGGATCCGGTCAGTTCGTATATAGAACCTACAAACCTGGAAAGTATCCTTGTGAGTTTTAGTCCCGGTGAAGACCTACATGGCACCAGTATCGGCGGTGGCGTTGATTTTAAACTTAAAGAGCCGAAGTTTACTGAAGGAAGTCAGCTGAACGGCATGGTCGGTTCTGGGTTTGAATCGAACGGCAATGCCGGTCAGTTATTGGCCGGCATTGAATACAGTAGCGCGGACTTTGCCTTCCATGCTGACGGGATTTATCGCAGAAGCAGTAATTACCACGCCGGAAGGGGAACCGAAGTGTTCTTTTCTCAGTATCAAAAGTGGAATGGCAATATATCTGTAAAGGCAAAAACAGGTCTGAATAGCTACATAAAGGCCGATTACGTTCAGGACGAAGGTCGTGATATCGGCTATCCCGCGCTTACTATGGATGTTGGTTTCGCCAAAGCGAAGATTGCGGCCTTATCCTATATGCAAAAGGATCCGGAGACACATACGATGTGGGAGACGAAAGTGTACTATAATTTTATTGATCATGCGATGGACGACACAAGGCGGCCTGTTGAACAGGTGGCTATGCACATGGACATGCCCGGGACATCACGTACATTCGGTGCCTTTTCTTCCATTTCTTTTAAGCTTCGGGAGCACCATTATTTTAAGTTTCAACTCGATGGGTTCAGCAATAAGCTAAGTGCAGAAATGACAATGTATCCTGAAAACGCGGCCCCGATGTTTATGTATACGCTGCCCGATCCGGCCCGCACCAGCATAGGGTTTGATTTCTCAGATAAGGTTTTCTTAAATAGCCGTGCCAGCATTAAAATAGGAGGGAGGCTTGAATATCTGCATGATTTTCTTTTTACACAGGCCGGAAAGGATCAGGTGTCCGGGTTGTACAACGGAGATATTTCCCGGCAGAGGTGGATGAAGAATCTGAGTATTCAGGGTAGTTTTCATGTTAGTCCACGGTTTGATCTCTCAGCGCAGGTTGCTGCAGGCGCCCGCGCGCCCACTCTTCAGGAGGAATATAGTTTCTATATTTATGACCGTTTAGACGGACATGATTATATCGGAAATCCTCAGTTAAAACAGGAAAAGTCCATTAATTTAGATCTCAATGCCAATTTCCACACAAAGGAATTTAAGGCCGAGACAAATGTATTCAGCTATTTTCTACGCGACTACATTACAGGGAGCATACTTCCTGGTTACAGCACTATGACCATTGGCGCCAACGGTGTCAAGCAATTTATCAATATCTCTTCAGCAAGGCTATACGGTGCTGCTTTAGCGTTAAGTTGGTCTCCTTTTCCAGCATTTAACATTACAAGCACCAACACGTATACCAGAGGTACAGATCACAGAGCCAATGCTCTCCTTTTAATTGCCCCGTTAAAAAGTGTTAATACAGTGTCTTTCCAGGCAGGCAGGGGAACAATCTTTCATGTTGAATCTGTAAGCAATGCAAGGCAAAATCGTGTGAATACCGAGCTATATGGAGAAACTCCTACGAAGGGATCAACCATTCTGAATTTTGGTGCTAGCAGAAACCTGTTGTTTACTCCTGCAAAAGTGTTAAAGTTAAGCGGAGGAGTTACAAACCTGATGGATAGTCAATACTCGCAGCATCTTGATATAATGAAGGTTTTGCGGCCGGGCAGGAACTTTTTTGTCCGCATGACTTTGCTGTTTTGATATGCCCTGTCGACAAAAGTATAAGTAATTGCAGCAAATGTTTTAATTTGAGCGTATCTAAAATCGTTAGAATTGAGAAGTTTTAATTGACAGGTCACGCAGGGCCGGAAGTGATCCCATACTGTTTTTATCCTGAGGGCCGCTAAAGCGAAAGTAGGTATGAAATATATTAAGTTACTTGTTACTTCAATCGTTGCTATTTTCTCCTCAGCCTCTATGGCGCAGAAAAAGCCTAATATCATTGTGATCCTGGCAGATGATATGGGCTTTTCGGATATCGGAAGTTATGGAGGTGAGATACAGACGCCAAATATAGATAAATTGGCTTCAGAAGGGATACGTTACAAACAGTTCTACAATGCTGCCCGGTGCTGCCCTACGAGGGCTTCTCTTGTAACAGGTCTTTATCCGCATCAGGCAGGGATGGGATGGATGGCAGCCGCAGATCTGGGCACTCCTGAATATCAGGGAACAATTAATAATAAATGTGTAACCATTGCCGAAGTTTTAAAGACAGCAGGCTATTCAACCTACATGACAGGCAAATGGCACCTTACAAACGAACGGAAAATTGATGGAATGGTTACCGATAGCTGGCCGATGCAACGTGGATTTGATCACTATTTCGGAATTATCCCAGGGGGAGCGAACTACTACACCCCTACGTTATACAGTAATAACAGGAAGTATCCGGCCCCTGCAAATTTCTATTTAACCACAGCTATTTCGGATACCAGCGTGAAGTATATAGATCAGCATTTTTCGCAAAAAGGTACCGAACCCATGTTCATGTATGTAGCGTATACATCTCCGCACTGGCCTCTGCATGCTTTACAAAAGGATATCGATAAGTATAAAGACCTGTATAAGGCAGGATGGGATAAGATGAGAAGGAGCCGCTTTGAGCGACAGAAGGAGTTAGGACTAATGCCGAAGGATGCCGTGATGAGTCCCCGTGATGAAAAGATAGAAGCCTGGGATTCTCTGTCCGAAGAGAAGAAAAACGAGATGGCTATGCGGATGGCTATATACGCTGCCCAGATTGACGTTATGGATAATGGAATTGGTAAGATAGTGCAAAAGCTAAAGGAAAAGAATCAACTGGATAATACCTTAATCTTCTTCCTGAGCGATAATGGAGCCTGTGCCGAGTTCATTAGTAGCGGCAAGAGCAAAGAAGTAGATGGCAGGGAAGATACGTTTGAAAGTTATCGCATTAACTGGGCTAATGTAAGCAGCACACCGTTTAAGGAATATAAGCATTTTACACACGAAGGCGGCATTGCAACTCCCTTGATTGTACACTGGCCGAAAGGGATCGCCTCCTCTTTGAACAATAAATTTGTAGGCGAGTACGGGCATCTGACCGATATCATGGCTACCTGTGTTGATGTTGCCCAGGCCAGCTATCCTTCGAAGTTCAGGGGAAATGCGATCATTCCAATGCAGGGAAAAAGTCTTGTTCCTCATTTCTCCGGTAAAAGCAATAACAGGGGCGTTATCTATTGGGAACATGAAGCAAATATTGCAGTGAGGGATGGAAAATGGAAGCTTGTTGCAAAAACAGCCGAAAATGAAGAACTTTCAAAAGATGCCCTGGAGCTCTACGATATGAATGCGGACCCTGTTGAAATGCATAACCTGGCTTCGAAGTATCCGGAAAGGGTAAGTTCATTATACGAGGGATGGTTAAAATGGGCCAGGAGTATAAATGCCTTTCCATTGGATACGAGGGAATACAACATAAGGGCGCAGGAGTATAGAAAACAGGTTAACGGCTCTTTTGACGACAATCTTGGCGGCTGGACAGTGAAGAAAAATCAGGCACTTCGCGGCAGTATTGACGTGGATACTACTTCTCAAATAAGCGGGAAGAATTCAGCAAGGATCTCTGTAACCGAACCGGGCGAAAGGCTGGCCGCCCTGTCAATGAACTGGAGATTTGCTTCTAAAAAAGGAGAAAAATATATGATACGATTAAAAACCAAAGCGGCCGGGAACTCCTCGTACATTTTGCGCCTCGAAAAACCATCCGGCGAAGCGAAGTTAATCGATCAGGTAATAAACGCATCTGACAAGGTTGTCTCGATGAACACAGGTGTCGTTGAAGTTTCTGAGAACGGGCCGTATCAGTTAAGTCTATACTTTGGTAAGCTAAATAGGGGAGATGTGATTTGGGTTGACGACATTGACCTTATAAAATTGAGAAATTAATGAAATCAACCCGGGTGCCGGGGATGAGTTTTAAATGGTTTAATCAAAAAATCAATAACCTGGGGGATTATCTTCATTAAAGTAATACCTTTACAGGCAAACATGGAAGAAAGAAAATATTTAGCGACCTGGAACAGATATCTTCCGGTCATTCGTCTGCATCTTAAAAAAAGTCTCACAGAAGAACAAAGCTTTAAATTAAACATAACGGATTTTGAATCAGCGGGGGGCAGGGGAAAATCAGGTTATACTTTTAATCTGGCCCTTGAAAATGGAAAAGTGTCCAATAACATCAGTGGTTCTGCTGTTGCGCGCGATCTTTATGAAGCTCTGAAATCCGATGAGGCGATAAAAATGTTGTTGCAGAATAAGAGTGTAAAGATAAGTGTCGGAAAATCCTTTGTGCTGAGCATAAAGACCAGTCATATTTCTGCGTATAAATAGGAGAACCCTGTATAAGCAGCAGGTATCCGGAGCTATGTTAGCGATAGCTCATATTCTGAAGCTACAAGAACGTTGATCTGCCGGAATATTGCCGACAATAACTGAAAGAGCGGGTACAATAAAGTGCCCGCTCTTTTGCAAAAAGGTTTTTTTTATTACCTGTGTTGTTTCCACGCTCCCTTAAACAAGGTTCGATTGCTTTTCCAGAACCGATCTGGTAAACTCATGAACCAGTTCGCCCTGATGAGTAATCAAGGTTCCTTTCGTGATCTCTTCCTCCAGATGAAGGTTAAATCCTTCGGGTGTGGCAAGGTGAAGAAGAAGCGTTGAAATATTAGCGGCATAAAGTTGGCTGGCATTAACAGGGACCCTTGAAGGGAGATCTGCCTCGCCAATGATGGTTACGCCGTATTTGACAATGGTCTTATTGTATTGAGACAGCTCGCAATTACCTCCTGATTCTACTGCCAGATCGACGATTACAGAACCGCTTTTCATCGATTTAACCATTTCTTCTGTAACGAGGATAGGCGACTTTCTGCCCATTACCAATGCAGTGGTAATAACAATGTCTGCTTCCTTTATTTTGCTTTGAATCAGTTCCTTTTGCTTTTGCAGGAACTCCTGAGAAACTTCACGTGCATAGCCGCCCTGGATTTTTACGTCTCCGGCGCCTTCAACCGTGAGAAAGCGGCCTCCCAGGGATTCAACCTGTTCCTTGGTCTCGGGTCTGACGTCTGACACCTCAACCACCGCTCCAAGTCGTTTCGCGGTAGCAATGGCCTGCAACCCCGCAACGCCGGCTCCAAATATAAGTACCTTCGCAGGTTTAACAGTTCCCGCAGCAGTCATCATGAGGGGGAACACTTTTCCGAGCGCATCTGCTGCCAGTATCACAGCTTTATAGCCGGCAATATTGGCTTGAGAGCTAAGGGCATCCATTTTTTGAGCCCTTGAAATCCTGGGAACAGCATCCATTGAGAATGCAGTGATTTTTCGTGCAATAAATATCTCGATTAGTTCGGGTCTTAAATAAGCATGCAGCATGGATATACATGCAGTGCCTTCTTTCATCTGACCAGCTTCCTCCACGG
The window above is part of the Arcticibacter tournemirensis genome. Proteins encoded here:
- a CDS encoding FixH family protein, which codes for MKKILLLIISATILLGSCKKDHKAEPEPVKIKIAEKTTSGGLRIALWADKSEFTVAYNKVYVSLAKPDGSEVNDASLTYHPLMNMISMQHSSPVEQPVYISTEHLYGGAVVFSMPSGEMGSWQLTVNVNNEPVVFDVAVAPLPSGTKYTGTFVGTDGNSYTVSLVEPVLPKIGINDIDVLVNRRADMMNFPADEGFIIELNPEMPSMGHGSPNNVNPAHKSNGHYKGKVNFTMTGDWRLHLKLKKGETVVVEDAALDLFF
- a CDS encoding TonB-dependent receptor plug domain-containing protein, with product MRNYIVVACGIIAACQSAFAQKTDSSVNYNVYKSLLLREVYIQPGKSVSQSNEELQTGGLQALSDQILERNPGINMIRRGNFAMEPSIRSLSGGRITMTIDGMRIFGACTDRMDPVSSYIEPTNLESILVSFSPGEDLHGTSIGGGVDFKLKEPKFTEGSQLNGMVGSGFESNGNAGQLLAGIEYSSADFAFHADGIYRRSSNYHAGRGTEVFFSQYQKWNGNISVKAKTGLNSYIKADYVQDEGRDIGYPALTMDVGFAKAKIAALSYMQKDPETHTMWETKVYYNFIDHAMDDTRRPVEQVAMHMDMPGTSRTFGAFSSISFKLREHHYFKFQLDGFSNKLSAEMTMYPENAAPMFMYTLPDPARTSIGFDFSDKVFLNSRASIKIGGRLEYLHDFLFTQAGKDQVSGLYNGDISRQRWMKNLSIQGSFHVSPRFDLSAQVAAGARAPTLQEEYSFYIYDRLDGHDYIGNPQLKQEKSINLDLNANFHTKEFKAETNVFSYFLRDYITGSILPGYSTMTIGANGVKQFINISSARLYGAALALSWSPFPAFNITSTNTYTRGTDHRANALLLIAPLKSVNTVSFQAGRGTIFHVESVSNARQNRVNTELYGETPTKGSTILNFGASRNLLFTPAKVLKLSGGVTNLMDSQYSQHLDIMKVLRPGRNFFVRMTLLF
- a CDS encoding arylsulfatase; the encoded protein is MKYIKLLVTSIVAIFSSASMAQKKPNIIVILADDMGFSDIGSYGGEIQTPNIDKLASEGIRYKQFYNAARCCPTRASLVTGLYPHQAGMGWMAAADLGTPEYQGTINNKCVTIAEVLKTAGYSTYMTGKWHLTNERKIDGMVTDSWPMQRGFDHYFGIIPGGANYYTPTLYSNNRKYPAPANFYLTTAISDTSVKYIDQHFSQKGTEPMFMYVAYTSPHWPLHALQKDIDKYKDLYKAGWDKMRRSRFERQKELGLMPKDAVMSPRDEKIEAWDSLSEEKKNEMAMRMAIYAAQIDVMDNGIGKIVQKLKEKNQLDNTLIFFLSDNGACAEFISSGKSKEVDGREDTFESYRINWANVSSTPFKEYKHFTHEGGIATPLIVHWPKGIASSLNNKFVGEYGHLTDIMATCVDVAQASYPSKFRGNAIIPMQGKSLVPHFSGKSNNRGVIYWEHEANIAVRDGKWKLVAKTAENEELSKDALELYDMNADPVEMHNLASKYPERVSSLYEGWLKWARSINAFPLDTREYNIRAQEYRKQVNGSFDDNLGGWTVKKNQALRGSIDVDTTSQISGKNSARISVTEPGERLAALSMNWRFASKKGEKYMIRLKTKAAGNSSYILRLEKPSGEAKLIDQVINASDKVVSMNTGVVEVSENGPYQLSLYFGKLNRGDVIWVDDIDLIKLRN
- a CDS encoding Re/Si-specific NAD(P)(+) transhydrogenase subunit alpha; translated protein: MGVLKESKLLENRVALTPDIVNQLVKKGFNILIESGAGERSFFSDESYELAGAEIAASVKEVYDCDVLLKVDAPSVEEAGQMKEGTACISMLHAYLRPELIEIFIARKITAFSMDAVPRISRAQKMDALSSQANIAGYKAVILAADALGKVFPLMMTAAGTVKPAKVLIFGAGVAGLQAIATAKRLGAVVEVSDVRPETKEQVESLGGRFLTVEGAGDVKIQGGYAREVSQEFLQKQKELIQSKIKEADIVITTALVMGRKSPILVTEEMVKSMKSGSVIVDLAVESGGNCELSQYNKTIVKYGVTIIGEADLPSRVPVNASQLYAANISTLLLHLATPEGFNLHLEEEITKGTLITHQGELVHEFTRSVLEKQSNLV